A genomic region of Arachis stenosperma cultivar V10309 chromosome 9, arast.V10309.gnm1.PFL2, whole genome shotgun sequence contains the following coding sequences:
- the LOC130947545 gene encoding LOW QUALITY PROTEIN: helicase-like transcription factor CHR28 (The sequence of the model RefSeq protein was modified relative to this genomic sequence to represent the inferred CDS: deleted 1 base in 1 codon; substituted 1 base at 1 genomic stop codon): MYVSLLRHQKIALDWMLQKETRSLHCLGGILADDQGLGKTVSMIALILMQRLLHSKSKTDDASNHKTEALNLDDEDDRVTVDVEKLENKEESDDVEAITEPRKRPAAGTLVVCPASVLRQWAREFKEKVVEEQKLTVLVYHGGSRTKDPTELARYDVVLTTXAVVTNEVPKQPLVEEDDIDEKIGEIFGSKKTKKGRKGLDDSSIECASGPLAEVRWFRVILDEAQTIKNHRTQVARACCSLRTKRRWCLSGTPIQNTIDDLYSYFRFLKYDPYGVYKSFYNTIKVPISRNSIEGYKKLQAILSTIMLRRTKGTMIDGKPIINLPPKTIELTKVDFSTEERAFYMQLEDDSRSQFKAYAAVGTVNKNYANILSMLSRLRLACDHPHLVKDFNTDPKVWSFSVQELIRPSYQRLLNNLETTSAICCACKDPPEDPVVTMCGHVFCYQCVSDYLNGDGNTCSAPGCKAALAEDAVFSKATLKSCLCDELCGSNSIKVHDFAHSLVQQSEYTSYKIKAVLETLHSNCKLNSRSSGLLNSAESHRGSLLSSDDSYIEDCDLDAKIMKHTRKYSQLTTVGPINAIVFSQWTRMLDLVEASLQQSPIQYRRLDATMSLIARDISVKDFNTDPEVTVMLMSLKAGNLGLNIVAVCHVILLDPWWNPTNEDRAHRIGQIRPVTVTRLTIKDTVEDRILVL, from the exons GGCCTTGGCAAGACAGTTTCAATGATTGCCCTCATCCTAATGCAGAGGTTACTGCACTCAAAATCTAAAACAGACGATGCATCCAATCATAAAACTGAAGCTTTGAATTTGGATGATGAAGATGATCGTGTTACTGTTGATGTGGAAAAGcttgaaaataaagaagaatcTGATGATGTAGAAGCTATTACAGAACCTAGGAAACGGCCAGCTGCTGGTACACTTGTTGTTTGCCCGGCAAGTGTTCTTCGACAATGGGCCAGAGAGTTTAAAGAAAAAGTTGTTGAAGAGCAGAAACTTACTGTTTTGGTTTATCATGGGGGCAGCAGGACAAAGGATCCTACTGAACTTGCAAGATATGATGTGGTCCTCACAACATAAGCTGTTGTGACTAATGAAGTTCCAAAGCAGCCATTGGTTGAGGAGGATGATATTGATGAAAAAATAGGGGAAATATTTGGAAGTAAGAAAACTAAAAAGGGTAGAAAGGGATTAGACGATTCTTCGATTGAATGTGCTTCTGGTCCTCTTGCAGAAGTACGTTGGTTTAGGGTTATTCTAGATGAAGCTCAAACAATAAAGAACCATAGAACTCAGGTAGCTAGAGCTTGCTGCAGTCTTAGGACCAAAAGAAGGTGGTGCTTATCTGGAACACCTATTCAAAATACTATCGATGATCTTTATAGCTACTTTAGGTTCCTGAAGTATGATCCTTATGGTGTATATAAATCGTTCTACAATACAATAAAAGTTCCAATATCCAGAAATTCTATAGAAGGGTACAAGAAGCTTCAAGCAATTTTGTCGACTATTATGCTTCGCCGTACAAAAG GAACTATGATCGATGGGAAGCCAATAATCAATTTACCTCCTAAAACAATTGAGCTGACTAAGGTGGATTTCTCCACTGAGGAACGGGCCTTCTATATGCAGTTGGAAGATGATTCCCGTTCCCAATTTAAG GCATATGCTGCTGTTGGCACTGTGAATAAAAACTATGCAAATATTCTTTCAATGCTTTCCCGTCTTCGTCTAGCTTGTGATCACCCGCATCTTGTTAAAG ATTTTAATACTGATCCCAAGGTTTGGTCTT TCTCTGTTCAAGAACTCATCCGCCCTTCTTACCAAAGATTGCT AAATAATTTGGAAACAACCTCTGCTATATGCTGTGCTTGCAAG GATCCACCTGAAGACCCTGTTGTTACAATGTGTGGCCATGTCTTCTGTTATCAATGTGTATCAGATTACTTGAATGGTGATGGTAATACATGCTCTGCTCCTGGTTGTAAAGCAGCACTTGCAGAAGATGCTGTTTTCTCCAAGGCTACGTTGAAGAGTTGCTTGTGTGATGAACTTTGTGGTAGTAATTCCATAAAAGTGCATGATTTTGCTCATTCACTAGTGCAGCAGAGTGAGTACACTTCATATAAAATCAAAGCTGTCCTTGAGACTCTGCATTCAAATTGTAAACTGAATAGTCGTAGCTCTGGTTTACTAAATTCTGCTGAAAGCCATAGAGGTTCACTACTATCTTCTGATGATTCATATATTGAAGATTGCGACTTAGATGCTAAGATTATGAAACACACAAGAAAATATTCACAGTTGACAACCGTAGGACCAATAAATGCTATAGTT TTTTCCCAATGGACTAGAATGTTGGACTTAGTTGAGGCATCATTGCAACAATCCCCTATACAATACAGGAGACTTGATGCGACGATGTCTCTGATTGCTAGAGACATATCTGTTAAAGATTTCAATACTGATCCCGAG GTAACTGTTATGCTGATGTCGCTGAAAGCAGGAAATCTTGGTTTGAATATTGTTGCTGTGTGTCATGTTATTCTTTTGGATCCGTGGTGGAATCCAACAAATGAAGATCGAGCTCATAGAATTGGACAGATTCGTCCTGTTACAGTGACACGGCTCACTATAAAAGATACAGTTGAAGACAGAATACTGGTTCTTTAG
- the LOC130947544 gene encoding protein ASPARTIC PROTEASE IN GUARD CELL 2-like, with protein sequence MSPTKLAPLQGTMLLLLLILLTTTITITASTLSSPSNKLNHPHFQELNVKQTMADTKLNPTLIPKTHQKHNTTKHEGSAKWKLNLLHRDKVTTFNATQDHRTRFNARMQRDAKRVSALLRRLSAAAGKTSYYEAEEFGSDVVSGMEQGSGEYFVRIGVGSPPRNQYVVIDSGSDIVWVQCQPCNKCYRQSDPVFNPSESSSYSGVSCGSNVCSRLENAGCHEGRCRYEVSYGDGSYTKGTLALETLTFGRTVIRNVAIGCGHSNQGMFVGAAGLLGLGGGPMSFVGQLGGQTGGAFSYCLVSRGIGSFGSLEFGLESMPVGASWVSLIHNLRAPSFYYIGLSGLGVGGIKVSIPEDIFRLTETGDGGVVMDTGTAVTRLPTVAYNAFRDAFIGQTTNLPRASGVSIFDTCYDLYGFMSVRVPTVSFYFSGGPILTLPARNFLIPVDDVGTFCFAFAPSPSGLSIIGNIQQEGIEISVDGANGYVGFGPNVC encoded by the coding sequence ATGTCACCCACAAAGCTTGCACCTTTGCAGGGCACAATGCTTCTGCTGCTCTTGATCCTTCTAACCACCACCATTACCATTACCGCTTCCACTCTATCATCACCTTCCAACAAGCTCAACCACCCTCATTTCCAGGAGCTCAACGTCAAACAAACAATGGCAGATACCAAACTGAACCCAACCCTAATCCCAAAAACACACCAAAAACACAATACCACCAAACATGAAGGATCAGCAAAATGGAAGCTCAACCTACTTCACAGAGACAAAGTCACCACCTTTAACGCCACCCAAGATCACCGCACTCGTTTCAATGCACGAATGCAAAGAGACGCCAAAAGGGTCTCCGCCCTCCTCCGCCGTCTCTCTGCCGCAGCCGGAAAAACCAGCTACTACGAAGCAGAGGAATTCGGGTCGGACGTAGTTTCGGGTATGGAGCAAGGCAGCGGCGAATACTTCGTCAGAATCGGAGTTGGAAGCCCACCGAGGAACCAATACGTTGTCATCGATTCCGGCAGCGACATCGTCTGGGTCCAATGCCAACCCTGCAATAAATGTTACCGTCAATCCGACCCGGTTTTTAACCCGTCAGAGTCTTCTTCTTACTCCGGCGTTTCTTGTGGCTCCAACGTATGCAGCCGCCTGGAGAATGCCGGCTGCCACGAGGGGCGGTGCCGGTACGAGGTTTCCTACGGCGACGGGTCCTACACGAAAGGGACACTTGCCCTTGAGACTCTCACGTTCGGGCGAACCGTGATCCGAAACGTGGCGATCGGGTGCGGGCACAGCAACCAAGGAATGTTTGTTGGGGCTGCTGGGCTTTTGGGCCTTGGTGGTGGGCCCATGTCTTTTGTGGGCCAGCTTGGTGGCCAGACTGGCGGTGCATTTAGTTATTGTTTGGTGAGTCGGGGCATCGGGTCGTTCGGGTCACTTGAATTCGGGCTTGAATCCATGCCCGTGGGTGCTTCATGGGTCTCCCTGATCCATAACCTGCGGGCCCCGAGTTTCTACTATATTGGGCTCTCGGGTCTTGGGGTTGGGGGCATTAAGGTATCCATACCCGAAGATATTTTCAGGTTAACGGAAACAGGGGATGGAGGAGTGGTGATGGACACGGGCACGGCCGTGACTAGGCTGCCGACAGTGGCGTATAATGCATTCCGGGATGCTTTTATCGGGCAAACCACAAACTTGCCCCGGGCATCCGGAGTATCCATTTTTGACACGTGCTATGATTTATACGGGTTTATGTCGGTTCGGGTCCCGACCGTATCGTTTTACTTCTCGGGTGGGCCAATTTTGACCCTGCCAGCTAGGAATTTCTTAATTCCTGTTGATGATGTTGGAACATTCTGCTTTGCATTTGCTCCTTCTCCTTCGGGGCTTTCCATCATAGGTAACATCCAACAAGAAGGGATTGAAATTTCAGTTGATGGAGCTAATGGGTATGTGGGATTTGGACCCAATGTTTGTTGA
- the LOC130947547 gene encoding F-box/kelch-repeat protein At3g23880-like, giving the protein MRGNLLGTTDKRPKPLSPTKAPPILPGEVIEEILVRVPASTLVKLKIVCKSWNALISNPEFVSDNVHRSRADPRLVYRFRDSRKIHFSSVQSLFKNPSALLTKDGCFEMDGDLHILGSCNGLICLGMMNSRFHLGSIRLWNPCTRSASDWLKIRAIKGDMYGFGYDHVHDNYKFLEGCSIYGHKIHTFGSNYWTTIVQDPRFYHPKLGIGTFVYGSLNWAAQAHSNFLEWVIISFDLANENFAPLSLPDMNNRDEHYDPAVGVLRDRLCVCLKENYGGWILWVMKEYGVQESWTKFITVFSNERVYPPMFYSLKAMYMAENDDVVAVSLSSSDSRIFKLVIINSNDARRSYRIFGQRTLVDADHQNCYVYQESLVSPSHLGLPSFRY; this is encoded by the coding sequence ATGCGGGGAAACCTTCTCGGAACCACCGACAAGCGGCCGAAACCCCTGTCTCCAACAAAGGCGCCACCCATCCTTCCGGGCGAGGTGATCGAGGAGATCCTGGTGAGGGTTCCGGCGAGTACCCTTGTGAAATTGAAGATTGTGTGCAAATCATGGAATGCACTAATCTCCAACCCCGAATTCGTCAGCGACAACGTTCACCGGTCAAGAGCAGATCCAAGACTGGTATATCGCTTTCGAGATAGTCGCAAAATCCACTTTTCGTCGGTGCAGTCTCTGTTCAAGAACCCATCCGCCCTTCTTACCAAAGATGGCTGCTTCGAGATGGATGGTGATCTGCATATCTTGGGTTCCTGCAATGGCTTGATCTGCCTCGGCATGATGAACAGTCGTTTTCACTTGGGATCCATCCGATTGTGGAACCCCTGTACCAGATCGGCATCGGATTGGTTGAAAATTCGGGCGATAAAGGGTGACATGTATGGTTTTGGCTATGATCATGTGCATGATAATTACAAGTTTCTCGAGGGTTGTTCGATATACGGCCACAAAATCCACACCTTCGGTTCGAATTATTGGACAACCATCGTTCAAGATCCCCGATTTTACCACCCCAAGCTGGGGATAGGGACGTTTGTGTATGGCTCTCTGAATTGGGCAGCTCAGGCTCATAGCAACTTTCTCGAATGGGTGATCATTTCCTTTGACTTAGCCAACGAGAATTTTGCCCCATTGTCTCTGCCTGATATGAATAATAGGGACGAGCATTATGATCCTGCGGTGGGTGTGTTGAGGGACAGGCTTTGTGTTTGTTTGAAGGAAAACTATGGTGGTTGGATTTTGTGGGTGATGAAGGAGTATGGGGTTCAAGAGTCTTGGACTAAGTTCATCACCGTATTTAGTAATGAGCGGGTATATCCACCCATGTTTTATTCACTTAAAGCCATGTACATGGCGGAAAATGATGACGTTGTGGCTGTTTCCCTTAGTTCCAGTGATTCTAGAATTTtcaaattagttattattaattcAAATGATGCCCGCAGATCGTATCGAATTTTCGGCCAACGAACTTTAGTCGACGCAGATCATCAGAATTGCTATGTTTACCAAGAAAGCTTGGTTTCGCCCTCCCATTTAGGCCTTCCAAGTTTCCGCTACTGA
- the LOC130947546 gene encoding F-box/kelch-repeat protein At3g23880-like, with protein MPNPNTILTTVTVTHRAAPPPCSSTMRPKPLSPTKAPPILPEELIEEILVRVPASTLVKLKIVCKSWNALISNPEFTGDNVHRSIADPRLVYRSRSKCKIHFSSVQSLFKNSSALLTKDCCFEMDDDLHILGSCNGLICLGLMSGPFHLRSIRLWNPCTRSASDWLKIRAIDGDMYGFGYDHVHDNYKFLECCWRYGHKIHTFGSNYSTTIVQDPPSYHPKLRIGTFVYGTLNWAAQARSNSLEWVILSFDLANENFSPLSLPDMNNRDEHYDPAVGVLRDRLCVCLKENYGGWIFWVMEEYGVQESWTQLLTVFSNEHVYPPIFYSFKAMYMTENDDVLAVSSQFLKLLIIKANDVRTSQRNFVDADHRNCYVYHESLVSPSHLGLPSFYY; from the coding sequence ATGCCAAATCCAAACACCATATTGACTACTGTTACTGTTACTCATCGCGCCGCCCCGCCCCCTTGTTCCTCCACAATGCGGCCGAAACCCCTCTCTCCAACGAAGGCGCCACCCATCCTTCCGGAGGAGCTGATCGAGGAGATTCTGGTGAGGGTTCCGGCGAGTACCCTTGTGAAATTGAAGATTGTGTGCAAATCATGGAATGCACTCATCTCCAATCCCGAATTCACCGGCGACAACGTTCACCGGTCAATAGCAGATCCAAGACTGGTATATCGCTCTCGAAGTAAATGCAAAATCCACTTTTCGTCGGTGCAGTCTCTGTTCAAGAACTCATCCGCCCTTCTTACCAAAGATTGCTGCTTCGAGATGGATGATGATCTGCATATCTTGGGTTCCTGCAATGGCTTGATCTGCCTTGGCTTGATGAGCGGTCCTTTTCACTTGAGATCCATCCGATTGTGGAACCCCTGTACCAGATCGGCATCGGATTGGTTGAAAATTCGGGCGATAGATGGTGACATGTATGGTTTTGGCTATGATCATGTGCATGATAATTACAAGTTTCTTGAGTGTTGTTGGAGATACGGCCACAAAATTCACACCTTCGGTTCGAATTATTCGACAACCATCGTTCAAGATCCCCCATCTTACCACCCCAAGCTGCGGATAGGGACGTTTGTGTATGGCACTCTGAATTGGGCAGCTCAGGCTCGTAGCAACTCTCTCGAATGGGTGATCCTTTCCTTTGACTTAGCCAACGAGAATTTTTCCCCATTGTCTCTGCCTGATATGAATAATAGGGACGAGCATTATGATCCTGCGGTGGGTGTGTTGAGGGACAGGCTTTGTGTTTGTTTGAAGGAAAACTATGGTGGTTGGATTTTTTGGGTGATGGAGGAGTATGGGGTTCAAGAGTCTTGGACTCAGTTGCTGACTGTATTTAGTAATGAGCACGTATATCCACCCatattttattcatttaaaGCCATGTACATGACGGAAAACGATGACGTTCTGGCTGTTTCCtctcaatttttgaaattacttaTTATTAAAGCAAATGATGTCCGTACATCGCAACGAAATTTTGTCGACGCAGATCATCGGAATTGCTATGTTTACCATGAAAGCTTGGTTTCGCCCTCCCATTTAGGTCTTCCAAGTTTCTACTACTGA